From Streptosporangium album, the proteins below share one genomic window:
- a CDS encoding GTP-binding protein: MTTVGTTQTRQGLGSRLAALARIVELGPGRVDPKLLSEAGQLLLRAGDRLKLSSDHTVVALAGGTGSGKSTLFNSISGLELSPTGVRRPTTARTHACVWGLDGAGPLLDWLQIQWRHRFARASALDRGESQLHGLILLDLPDHDSIRALTDTEADRLIQVADLVVWVLDPQKYADASTHRRYVTELAGQDAVTIFVLNQVDRLEPEELVECVADLEDLLRREGVENPVIVTTSAITGRGVDGLKAVLAQTVVRRRAAVQRLEADLDRLTLRLAKIMPVDDAPALSASIDDARRIGLTDALCDAVGVPAVGEAMENVYGVRSMEWVGWPYTRWAARFRPDPLNSLRLGDLRDEIRGLTGGTVSAQPAEVDNAVQALADGLTSGMHESWRNGIKEAARSRSVQLPQVLSEELSEVAPRLDRVPGWWRLLLVWQYLLVLLSVAGLAWLGTALAYGVFGAGTLPEGLAVFGEAASLPWVGLMVLSVLGLGLLTAVASRNFVVLGAGNERDRLEREMRRRVGGVAATMVIEPVERELARYNEFSSAVRGVRG; this comes from the coding sequence ATGACCACTGTTGGCACCACCCAGACCCGCCAAGGTCTCGGCAGCCGGCTCGCCGCGCTGGCGCGGATCGTGGAACTGGGACCGGGCAGAGTCGATCCCAAGCTCCTGTCCGAGGCCGGGCAGCTGCTGCTCCGCGCCGGTGACCGGCTCAAGCTCTCCTCCGACCACACCGTCGTCGCCCTCGCCGGAGGCACCGGAAGCGGCAAGTCGACGCTGTTCAACTCGATCTCCGGGCTGGAGCTGTCGCCGACCGGGGTCCGCCGCCCCACCACGGCGCGCACCCACGCCTGCGTCTGGGGTCTGGACGGCGCGGGACCGCTGCTCGACTGGCTGCAGATCCAGTGGCGGCACCGCTTCGCCAGGGCCAGCGCCCTGGACAGGGGAGAGAGCCAGCTCCACGGGCTGATCCTGCTCGACCTGCCCGACCACGACTCCATCCGGGCGCTCACCGACACCGAGGCGGACCGGCTGATCCAGGTCGCCGATCTGGTCGTGTGGGTGCTCGACCCGCAGAAGTACGCCGACGCCTCCACCCACCGCCGCTACGTGACCGAGCTGGCGGGGCAGGACGCGGTGACCATCTTCGTGCTCAACCAGGTAGACCGGCTGGAGCCGGAGGAACTGGTCGAGTGCGTCGCGGACCTGGAGGACCTGCTCCGTCGCGAGGGCGTCGAGAATCCCGTCATCGTCACCACCTCCGCGATCACCGGCAGGGGGGTGGACGGTCTCAAGGCCGTCCTCGCCCAGACCGTGGTCAGGCGCAGAGCGGCCGTCCAGCGCCTGGAGGCCGACCTCGACCGGCTCACGCTCCGCCTGGCGAAGATCATGCCGGTGGACGATGCCCCCGCCCTCTCCGCCTCGATCGACGACGCCCGCCGGATCGGCCTGACCGACGCGCTCTGCGACGCGGTCGGGGTGCCGGCGGTCGGCGAGGCGATGGAGAACGTGTACGGCGTGCGGTCCATGGAGTGGGTCGGCTGGCCGTACACCCGCTGGGCCGCCAGATTCCGGCCCGACCCGCTCAACAGCCTGCGCCTGGGAGACCTCAGGGACGAGATCCGAGGCCTCACCGGAGGCACCGTCAGCGCGCAGCCGGCCGAGGTGGACAACGCGGTGCAGGCGCTCGCCGACGGGCTGACCTCCGGCATGCACGAGTCCTGGCGCAACGGCATCAAGGAGGCCGCGCGCTCCCGTTCGGTCCAGCTTCCCCAGGTGCTCTCCGAGGAGCTGTCGGAGGTCGCGCCGCGCCTGGACCGGGTCCCCGGCTGGTGGCGGCTGCTCCTCGTCTGGCAGTACCTGCTGGTCCTGCTGTCCGTCGCGGGGCTCGCCTGGCTCGGTACGGCTCTCGCCTACGGCGTGTTCGGCGCGGGGACGTTGCCGGAGGGCCTGGCGGTGTTCGGCGAGGCGGCCTCGCTGCCATGGGTGGGGTTGATGGTCCTCTCGGTCCTGGGGCTCGGCCTGCTCACCGCTGTGGCCAGCCGTAACTTCGTCGTGCTCGGCGCGGGAAACGAGCGCGACCGGCTCGAACGGGAGATGCGCCGCAGGGTGGGCGGGGTGGCCGCGACCATGGTCATCGAGCCGGTGGAGCGCGAGCTGGCCAGATACAACGAGTTCTCCTCCGCTGTGCGGGGCGTGCGGGGGTAA
- a CDS encoding single-stranded DNA-binding protein: MNDIHVTLTGNVAAPPRQHTFPDGSRVTSLKVASTSRYFDRENQQWCNGETTYFGVRCFRGLADNVAQSVHVGQPVVVQGRLRIREFTHEGERRFMPEVEANSLGHDLRWGLGSFSKPQRGGTAPSLGRKERTELDRETHDWAMGGAASVAAGGSGLLSLVKPETDPGTDEETAGAGSGLAQEDVAGNGANTEDHGVSERETDAGQGKMIGGKAMTRDGESGDETPWPAEVPMVA, from the coding sequence ATGAACGACATCCACGTCACGCTGACCGGTAACGTCGCGGCTCCGCCGCGCCAGCACACCTTCCCCGACGGGTCACGCGTCACCTCGCTCAAGGTCGCCTCCACGAGCCGTTACTTCGACCGGGAGAACCAGCAGTGGTGCAACGGCGAGACGACCTACTTCGGCGTCCGCTGTTTCCGCGGGCTCGCCGACAACGTCGCCCAGTCGGTCCACGTGGGCCAGCCGGTCGTCGTCCAGGGCCGGCTGCGGATCCGCGAGTTCACCCATGAGGGTGAGCGCCGCTTCATGCCCGAGGTGGAGGCCAACTCGCTCGGGCACGACCTGCGCTGGGGCCTGGGAAGCTTCAGCAAGCCGCAGCGGGGAGGCACGGCCCCCTCACTGGGCCGCAAAGAGCGGACCGAGCTCGACCGCGAGACCCATGACTGGGCCATGGGCGGCGCCGCCTCCGTGGCGGCGGGCGGTTCCGGCCTCCTGAGCCTGGTGAAGCCCGAGACGGATCCCGGGACGGATGAGGAGACGGCCGGGGCGGGAAGCGGCCTGGCGCAGGAGGACGTCGCTGGAAACGGAGCCAACACAGAAGATCACGGCGTGTCCGAGAGGGAGACGGACGCCGGACAGGGGAAGATGATCGGCGGGAAGGCGATGACGAGAGACGGAGAATCCGGGGACGAAACGCCGTGGCCCGCAGAGGTGCCCATGGTGGCCTGA
- a CDS encoding GTPase, with the protein MGAVSPGAGSPGVGSPGAGAASQDDAFAAFRAAAAAAEATIASLTDGAPTPREERDAIGSSPGSAAAPSPPAGEAVSSPGGAFAAFQADADVLAVSPRSGERASDAPGGPSADGASPAPRAARDTHDLRADGEEEPETDQTGTGAGTDPGVSGPVGDDDVAAEADADDTGDDAYAGEQAEWARRDRVRETPLPYAVSEALTGALAVLRTSVSDLRFGLDLPGAEEARRTQSEILAQLDDYVIPRVRTSTAPALVVVAGSTGAGKSTLLNTLANAKVSATGVRRPTTGTPVLACHPDDHEWFASGDLLGSLRRQAAPGPKATPGSLVLVSTERLPPGVALLDTPDIDSVVEEHHEIAHRMLDTADLWIFVTTAARYADAPAWRLLRLAKERGARLVIVLSRVPAKSRDVVTKHFFRMLNEYGLGDVDRFVINESKVADGMLPDHEVTELRLWLTELSVDDQRRAQAVQATLSGVLDSFRTRIPALARQLEAQVVFRSELRGDVDAAYAGALAEIEQATGNGSLLRGEVLARWQDFAGSGDLMRTLHLRKPGRFAGKASHQAPERLSALKSALRAAVESLIVSAAQRAAEDAVARWLHRSGAGETLAGAPELGRASDELLRRTGRTVAAWQEHITELIRTEGVTKRAVARLVSFDIESLSLIFAIGLLGDGSAEGEGAGTGALPQRLVHALLGAESLRTIGAKVRSDLRARIGMLFDDEMSRYIQALDGAGIPDESAATRLHQATYSFEAAR; encoded by the coding sequence GTGGGTGCCGTCTCTCCCGGTGCGGGTTCCCCCGGTGTCGGTTCCCCCGGGGCCGGTGCCGCGTCGCAGGATGACGCCTTCGCGGCCTTCCGGGCGGCTGCCGCCGCCGCGGAGGCGACGATCGCGTCTCTGACCGATGGCGCGCCCACTCCCCGTGAGGAGCGCGACGCCATCGGTTCCTCCCCGGGCAGTGCCGCGGCCCCCTCCCCGCCGGCCGGTGAGGCGGTCTCGTCACCAGGTGGCGCCTTCGCCGCCTTCCAGGCGGATGCCGACGTCCTCGCGGTCTCCCCGCGGAGCGGCGAGCGGGCATCCGACGCACCTGGCGGCCCGTCCGCGGACGGTGCCTCCCCCGCTCCCCGCGCCGCCCGTGACACCCACGACCTCCGCGCTGACGGGGAAGAAGAGCCCGAGACGGACCAGACCGGCACCGGCGCGGGCACGGACCCCGGTGTCTCCGGGCCCGTCGGTGACGACGACGTGGCCGCCGAGGCCGATGCCGACGACACCGGAGACGACGCTTACGCAGGTGAGCAGGCCGAGTGGGCACGGCGTGACCGGGTGCGGGAGACGCCGCTGCCGTACGCCGTCTCCGAAGCCCTGACCGGCGCGCTCGCCGTTCTCCGCACCAGCGTCTCCGATCTCCGCTTCGGCCTGGACCTCCCCGGAGCAGAGGAGGCCAGACGGACCCAGAGCGAGATCCTGGCCCAGCTCGACGACTACGTGATCCCGCGGGTCCGCACCAGCACCGCGCCGGCGCTCGTCGTGGTCGCGGGGTCCACGGGGGCGGGCAAGTCCACGCTTCTCAACACCCTGGCCAACGCCAAGGTCAGCGCCACCGGTGTGCGCCGCCCGACCACCGGCACGCCGGTCCTCGCCTGCCACCCCGACGACCACGAGTGGTTCGCCAGCGGTGATCTGCTCGGCAGCCTGCGGCGGCAGGCCGCACCCGGCCCCAAGGCGACTCCCGGCAGCCTCGTGCTCGTCTCCACCGAACGCCTCCCTCCGGGCGTGGCCCTGCTCGACACCCCCGACATCGACTCGGTCGTCGAGGAGCACCACGAGATCGCCCACCGGATGCTCGACACGGCCGATCTGTGGATTTTCGTCACCACCGCCGCCCGCTACGCCGACGCCCCCGCCTGGCGGCTCCTCCGCCTGGCCAAGGAGCGCGGAGCCCGGCTGGTCATCGTGCTCTCCCGGGTGCCGGCCAAGTCCCGGGACGTGGTCACCAAGCACTTCTTCAGGATGCTCAACGAGTACGGCCTCGGCGATGTCGATCGGTTCGTCATCAACGAGAGCAAGGTCGCCGACGGCATGCTCCCCGACCACGAGGTCACCGAGCTCCGGCTGTGGCTGACCGAGCTGTCGGTCGACGACCAGCGCCGGGCGCAGGCCGTACAGGCCACCCTGTCCGGGGTGCTCGACAGCTTCCGTACCCGGATCCCCGCCCTGGCCAGGCAACTGGAGGCCCAGGTGGTCTTCAGAAGCGAGCTCCGCGGTGACGTGGACGCCGCCTACGCCGGTGCGCTCGCCGAGATCGAGCAGGCGACCGGGAACGGCTCGCTGCTCCGTGGTGAGGTGCTCGCCCGGTGGCAGGACTTCGCCGGTTCCGGTGACCTCATGCGGACCCTGCATCTGCGCAAGCCCGGCCGGTTCGCGGGAAAGGCGAGTCACCAGGCTCCCGAGCGGCTCAGCGCGCTGAAGTCCGCCCTCAGGGCCGCGGTGGAGTCCCTCATCGTCTCGGCGGCGCAGCGGGCCGCCGAGGACGCCGTCGCACGCTGGCTGCACCGTTCCGGCGCCGGGGAGACCCTGGCCGGGGCCCCGGAGCTCGGCCGCGCCTCCGACGAACTGCTGCGCAGGACCGGCCGGACCGTCGCGGCCTGGCAGGAGCACATCACCGAGCTGATCCGCACGGAGGGCGTCACCAAGCGGGCGGTCGCCAGGCTGGTGTCGTTCGACATCGAGTCCCTGTCGCTGATCTTCGCGATCGGACTTCTCGGAGACGGCTCCGCCGAGGGCGAGGGAGCCGGCACCGGCGCCCTGCCGCAGCGGCTGGTACACGCGCTCCTCGGTGCCGAGTCGCTGCGCACCATCGGCGCCAAGGTCCGCAGCGACCTGCGCGCCCGGATCGGCATGCTGTTCGATGATGAGATGTCGCGCTACATCCAGGCCCTCGACGGCGCGGGCATCCCCGACGAGTCCGCCGCCACCCGCCTTCACCAGGCGACCTACAGCTTTGAGGCCGCCCGATGA
- the cobA gene encoding uroporphyrinogen-III C-methyltransferase, translating to MSPYLLGLRLSGRRVLVVGGGRVAQRRVPALLEAGALVTIVSTSVTHALDDLIATGRVIWQARPYQVGDVDGAWLVQACTDDRAVNTAVAAEAEAKRIWCVRADDKDASAAWTPAAGRVGEIGVAVTAGGDPRRAAGIRDAVVEALRDGTVDARRNRTKPVGVALVGGGPGDPGLITVRGRQLLAQADVVIADRLAPQALLDELSPDVELIDAAKIPYGRYMAQERINELLIEHAKQGKFVVRLKGGDPFVFGRGGEEMLACAREGIPVTIVPGITSPVAVPAAANVPVTHRGVSQEFHVISVHVPPGDARSTVDWPNLARSGGTLVLMMAVERIGTIAETLIHDGRSPETPVMVVQDGTLPTQRALYATLSTVAERVTAAGIRPPAIVIVGDVVKVGQEVEMVRAERVP from the coding sequence GTCCCGGCGCTGCTTGAGGCAGGCGCCCTGGTCACCATCGTCTCCACGAGCGTCACGCATGCCCTCGACGATCTCATCGCGACCGGCCGTGTGATCTGGCAGGCGAGGCCGTACCAGGTCGGTGACGTGGACGGGGCCTGGCTGGTCCAGGCCTGCACGGACGACCGGGCGGTGAACACCGCGGTGGCCGCCGAGGCAGAGGCCAAGCGGATCTGGTGCGTGCGCGCCGACGACAAGGACGCATCGGCGGCCTGGACCCCGGCCGCGGGGCGCGTGGGGGAGATCGGCGTGGCCGTCACCGCGGGTGGCGACCCCCGCCGGGCGGCCGGGATCAGGGACGCCGTCGTGGAGGCGCTGCGCGACGGCACGGTCGACGCCCGGCGTAACCGCACCAAACCGGTCGGCGTCGCCCTGGTCGGCGGTGGCCCCGGCGACCCCGGACTGATCACCGTCCGAGGGCGTCAGCTGCTCGCTCAGGCCGACGTGGTCATCGCCGACCGCCTCGCACCGCAGGCCCTGCTCGACGAGCTCTCCCCGGACGTCGAGCTGATCGACGCCGCGAAGATCCCCTACGGTCGCTACATGGCCCAGGAGAGGATCAACGAGCTGCTGATCGAGCACGCGAAGCAGGGCAAGTTCGTGGTCCGCCTCAAGGGCGGCGACCCGTTCGTCTTCGGCAGGGGTGGTGAGGAGATGCTCGCCTGCGCCCGTGAGGGGATCCCGGTGACCATCGTCCCCGGGATCACCAGCCCGGTCGCGGTGCCCGCGGCGGCCAACGTGCCGGTGACCCATCGCGGCGTGAGCCAGGAGTTCCACGTGATCTCCGTTCACGTCCCGCCCGGCGACGCCCGATCCACCGTCGACTGGCCGAATCTGGCGCGTTCCGGTGGAACCCTGGTGCTCATGATGGCCGTCGAACGGATCGGCACTATTGCCGAAACACTCATCCATGACGGACGTTCGCCAGAAACTCCCGTAATGGTGGTACAGGACGGTACTCTTCCCACCCAACGCGCTCTTTACGCCACGCTCTCCACCGTGGCGGAGCGCGTGACCGCGGCTGGGATTCGGCCACCTGCGATCGTGATCGTTGGCGATGTCGTGAAGGTCGGCCAGGAGGTCGAGATGGTTCGAGCGGAGCGGGTACCGTGA